Proteins co-encoded in one Bacillus paramycoides genomic window:
- a CDS encoding methionine ABC transporter ATP-binding protein has translation MISFNNVSKVYESSGQSVHAVEDVTLSVEKGEIFGIIGFSGAGKSTLLRLVNMLERPTAGTISIDDKDITSLSTKELRKLRQRIGMIFQSFNLFNSRTVFGNIAYPLKLAKVPNNEIKERVNELLKFVGLEDKADYYPEQLSGGQKQRVGIARALATSPDILICDEATSALDPETTTEILNLLKKVNREYNVTILLITHEMHVVKEICHRVAVMEKGKVIEEGKLFDVFTQPKTKTTQNFVRSIINDHLPESVLGKIQNGGQIYRLTFTGEETGQPVLSYIAKNYNVDVNVLYGNIIELQNVLFGNLLVELQGEQKEIQKALQHLRLQVQLKEVEAHAS, from the coding sequence ATGATTTCTTTTAACAACGTAAGTAAAGTATATGAATCAAGTGGGCAATCTGTTCATGCGGTGGAGGATGTAACGTTATCAGTTGAAAAGGGCGAAATTTTCGGCATTATCGGTTTTAGTGGCGCTGGAAAGAGTACGTTGTTACGCTTAGTAAATATGTTAGAGAGACCAACGGCAGGAACGATTTCAATAGATGATAAAGATATTACATCACTATCGACGAAAGAATTACGGAAGCTAAGACAAAGAATCGGGATGATTTTTCAAAGTTTTAATTTATTTAATTCAAGAACAGTGTTTGGGAATATTGCGTATCCATTAAAATTAGCAAAAGTACCAAATAATGAGATAAAAGAAAGAGTAAATGAACTGCTGAAGTTTGTCGGGTTAGAGGATAAAGCAGACTATTATCCAGAGCAACTATCAGGTGGTCAAAAACAGCGTGTGGGCATTGCTAGGGCACTGGCAACATCACCAGATATCCTTATATGTGATGAGGCAACATCAGCTTTAGATCCAGAAACAACGACAGAAATTTTGAACTTATTAAAGAAAGTAAATCGAGAATACAATGTAACAATTCTTCTTATTACACATGAAATGCATGTTGTGAAAGAAATTTGTCACCGTGTAGCTGTAATGGAGAAGGGAAAGGTTATTGAAGAAGGAAAACTGTTTGATGTTTTTACACAACCAAAAACAAAGACGACTCAAAATTTTGTACGCTCTATTATTAATGATCATTTACCGGAAAGTGTTTTAGGGAAAATTCAAAATGGTGGACAGATTTATCGCTTAACATTTACTGGTGAAGAGACAGGACAGCCGGTACTATCGTATATCGCGAAAAACTATAACGTCGATGTAAACGTACTGTACGGAAATATTATTGAACTTCAAAATGTGTTATTTGGAAATCTACTTGTAGAACTGCAAGGTGAACAGAAAGAAATTCAAAAAGCATTACAACATCTAAGACTACAAGTGCAGCTGAAGGAGGTAGAAGCTCATGCGAGTTGA
- the gatA gene encoding Asp-tRNA(Asn)/Glu-tRNA(Gln) amidotransferase subunit GatA: MSLFDHSVSQLHKKLNNKEISVTDLVEESYKRIADVEDNVKAFLTLDEENARAKAKELDAKIGAEDNGLLFGMPIGVKDNIVTNGLRTTCASKMLANFDPIYDATVVQKLKAADTITIGKLNMDEFAMGSSNENSGFYATKNPWNLDYVPGGSSGGSAAAVAAGEVLFSLGSDTGGSIRQPAAYCGVVGLKPTYGRVSRYGLVAFASSLDQIGPITRTVEDNAYLLQAISGIDRMDATSANVEVGNYLAGLTGDVKGLRIAVPKEYLGEGVGEEARESVLAALKVLEGMGATWEEVSLPHSKYALATYYLLSSSEASANLSRFDGVRYGVRSDNVNNLLDLYKNTRSEGFGDEVKRRIMLGTFALSSGYYDAYYKKAQQVRTLIKNDFENVFANYDVIIGPTTPTPAFKVGEKVDDPMTMYANDILTIPVNLAGVPAISVPCGFGANNMPLGLQIIGKHFDEATIYRVAHAFEQATDYHTKKASL, translated from the coding sequence ATGTCATTATTTGATCATTCAGTATCACAGTTACATAAGAAATTAAACAACAAAGAAATTTCCGTTACGGATTTAGTAGAAGAATCTTACAAACGTATTGCGGATGTTGAAGATAACGTAAAAGCTTTTCTTACATTAGATGAAGAAAACGCACGCGCGAAAGCGAAAGAATTAGACGCAAAAATTGGTGCTGAAGATAATGGTTTATTATTCGGTATGCCAATTGGTGTAAAAGATAACATTGTAACTAACGGTCTTCGTACTACTTGTGCGAGCAAAATGTTAGCAAACTTCGATCCAATTTATGATGCGACAGTTGTGCAAAAGCTAAAAGCTGCTGACACAATTACAATCGGTAAATTAAATATGGACGAGTTCGCAATGGGTTCTTCAAATGAAAACTCAGGTTTCTACGCTACAAAAAATCCATGGAACTTAGATTACGTTCCAGGCGGATCTAGTGGCGGTTCTGCAGCAGCTGTAGCAGCAGGAGAAGTATTATTCTCTCTAGGTTCTGATACGGGTGGTTCTATCCGTCAGCCAGCTGCATATTGCGGCGTTGTAGGTTTAAAACCAACTTACGGACGCGTATCTCGTTACGGATTAGTGGCATTCGCATCTTCACTTGACCAAATCGGACCGATTACACGTACAGTAGAAGACAATGCATACTTATTACAAGCTATTTCAGGCATTGATCGTATGGATGCAACCTCTGCTAACGTTGAAGTAGGAAACTACTTAGCTGGTTTAACAGGCGACGTTAAAGGTTTACGTATTGCTGTACCGAAAGAATACTTAGGAGAAGGTGTTGGCGAAGAAGCTCGTGAGTCAGTACTAGCTGCTTTAAAAGTATTAGAAGGTATGGGCGCAACTTGGGAGGAAGTATCTCTTCCGCACTCTAAATATGCTTTAGCAACGTATTACTTATTATCTTCTTCTGAAGCATCTGCTAACCTTTCACGCTTTGACGGCGTACGTTACGGTGTTCGTTCTGATAATGTAAATAATTTATTAGATCTATACAAAAACACACGTAGCGAAGGTTTCGGTGATGAAGTAAAACGTCGTATTATGCTTGGTACATTTGCACTTAGCTCTGGTTACTATGATGCATATTACAAAAAAGCACAACAAGTACGTACATTAATTAAAAACGACTTTGAAAATGTATTTGCTAACTACGATGTTATTATTGGACCAACAACGCCAACTCCGGCATTTAAAGTGGGCGAAAAAGTTGATGATCCAATGACAATGTATGCAAATGACATTTTAACAATCCCAGTAAACTTAGCGGGTGTTCCAGCGATTTCTGTTCCATGTGGATTCGGTGCTAACAACATGCCACTTGGTCTACAAATCATTGGTAAACACTTCGATGAAGCGACAATTTACCGCGTTGCACATGCGTTTGAGCAAGCAACAGACTATCATACAAAAAAAGCAAGTCTGTAA
- the gatB gene encoding Asp-tRNA(Asn)/Glu-tRNA(Gln) amidotransferase subunit GatB: protein MNLETIIGLEVHVELKTNSKIFSASPTEFGAEPNTQTSVIDLGYPGVLPTLNKEAVNFAMKAAMALNCEIATETKFDRKNYFYPDNPKAYQISQFDKPIGENGWIEIEVDGKKKRIGITRLHLEEDAGKSTHTADGSLVDYNRQGMPLIEIVSEPDMRTPEEAYAYLEKLKSIIQYTGVSDCKMEEGSLRCDANISLRPVGQEKFGTKAELKNLNSFTYVQKGLEHEQVRQEKELLSGGIIQQETRRYDEATKKTILMRVKEGSDDYRYFPEPDLVELYIDDEWKEAVRASIPELPDARKARYVAELGLPAYDAHVLTLTKEMSDFFEATVADGADAKLTSNWLMGEVLAYLNKQQKELKDVALTPAGLSKMVQLIEKGTISSKIAKKVFNELIEKGGDPEEIVKAKGLVQISDEGTLRKVVTEILDNNEQSIEDFKNGKDRAIGFLVGQIMKATKGQANPPLVNKILLEEINKR, encoded by the coding sequence ATGAATTTAGAAACAATTATTGGTTTAGAGGTTCACGTTGAGTTAAAAACAAATTCGAAAATTTTCTCTGCGAGTCCAACAGAATTCGGAGCGGAGCCAAATACACAAACAAGTGTAATTGACTTAGGATACCCAGGGGTACTTCCTACTTTAAATAAAGAAGCAGTTAACTTTGCAATGAAAGCTGCAATGGCATTAAACTGTGAAATCGCAACGGAAACGAAGTTCGACCGTAAAAACTATTTCTACCCAGATAATCCGAAAGCTTACCAAATTTCTCAATTTGATAAGCCAATCGGTGAAAATGGTTGGATTGAAATCGAAGTAGACGGTAAAAAGAAACGTATCGGTATTACACGTCTTCATTTAGAAGAAGATGCTGGTAAATCAACGCATACAGCTGATGGTTCATTAGTAGACTACAATCGTCAAGGTATGCCTTTAATCGAGATCGTATCTGAGCCAGATATGCGTACGCCAGAAGAAGCATATGCATACTTAGAGAAGTTAAAATCAATCATTCAATACACTGGCGTATCTGATTGTAAGATGGAAGAAGGTTCATTGCGTTGTGATGCGAACATTTCCCTTCGTCCAGTTGGACAAGAGAAGTTCGGTACAAAAGCGGAACTGAAAAACTTAAACTCATTCACTTACGTACAAAAAGGTCTTGAGCACGAGCAAGTGCGTCAAGAAAAAGAATTATTATCTGGCGGTATCATCCAACAAGAAACACGTCGTTATGATGAAGCAACGAAGAAAACAATTTTAATGCGTGTGAAAGAAGGATCTGACGATTACCGTTACTTCCCAGAGCCAGACTTAGTTGAACTTTACATCGATGATGAGTGGAAAGAAGCGGTTCGTGCTTCTATTCCAGAACTTCCAGATGCACGTAAAGCTCGCTACGTTGCAGAATTAGGCTTACCAGCTTATGATGCACATGTATTAACATTAACGAAAGAAATGTCTGATTTCTTTGAAGCAACTGTTGCAGACGGTGCTGATGCGAAATTAACATCAAACTGGTTAATGGGTGAAGTACTTGCATACTTAAACAAACAACAAAAAGAATTAAAAGACGTTGCATTAACGCCTGCTGGTTTATCTAAAATGGTTCAATTAATTGAAAAAGGTACAATTTCTTCTAAAATCGCGAAGAAAGTATTTAATGAATTAATTGAAAAAGGTGGAGACCCAGAAGAAATCGTTAAAGCAAAAGGTCTTGTTCAAATTTCTGACGAGGGTACACTTCGTAAAGTTGTAACAGAAATTCTTGATAATAATGAGCAATCTATCGAAGACTTTAAAAACGGTAAAGACCGTGCAATTGGCTTCTTAGTTGGTCAAATTATGAAAGCTACAAAAGGACAAGCAAATCCACCGCTTGTTAACAAAATCTTACTTGAAGAGATTAATAAGCGATAA
- a CDS encoding YiaA/YiaB family inner membrane protein, producing the protein MRRRNTQAFTFLAWTSFVCALSGMLIGIYTLDETLSVKGYYLIGTLFLTMSCFVLQKTIRDNEEDNERFPKNKPLDKE; encoded by the coding sequence ATGAGAAGACGTAATACGCAAGCGTTCACATTTTTAGCATGGACTTCATTTGTTTGCGCGCTTTCAGGTATGCTAATTGGAATTTATACGTTAGATGAAACGCTTAGTGTAAAAGGATATTATTTAATTGGAACATTATTTTTAACGATGTCTTGTTTTGTATTACAAAAAACAATTCGTGATAATGAAGAAGATAACGAGAGATTTCCGAAAAATAAACCGTTAGATAAAGAGTAA
- a CDS encoding MetQ/NlpA family ABC transporter substrate-binding protein produces MKKILAFALSAIVGISALSGCSDAGAKEKTVRIGVTGTDGNAWEIVKEKAEKEGIKVKLVEFSDYTTPNKALADGDIELNSFQHIAFLEQFKKEHKLDITAVGTTQIAPMGLYSEKHKKASEIPDGSEIAIPNDPTNQARALKLLDAAGLVKLKKDFGLFGDPSGIAENPKKLKITPVIAQQTPRVLKDVAASVINNGVAGQAGLDPAKDPIFLEDPKNENAKPYINIFAARTKDKDDPTLKKVIELYHSKEVTDAIKKETNDGSISVDLSLDELEKIVK; encoded by the coding sequence ATGAAGAAAATTTTAGCATTTGCATTATCAGCAATTGTAGGGATTTCAGCGTTAAGTGGTTGTTCAGATGCAGGAGCAAAAGAGAAGACAGTCCGCATTGGTGTAACTGGAACGGATGGAAACGCTTGGGAAATTGTAAAGGAAAAAGCTGAAAAAGAAGGGATTAAAGTTAAACTGGTTGAGTTCTCTGATTATACAACGCCAAATAAAGCGTTAGCTGATGGAGATATTGAACTAAACTCATTTCAGCATATTGCTTTCTTAGAGCAGTTTAAAAAAGAGCATAAGTTAGATATTACAGCTGTCGGTACAACGCAAATTGCACCAATGGGCTTATACTCTGAAAAACATAAGAAAGCAAGTGAAATCCCAGATGGTTCAGAAATTGCGATTCCAAATGATCCAACGAACCAAGCTCGTGCATTAAAACTTCTTGATGCAGCTGGATTAGTAAAGCTTAAAAAAGACTTTGGCCTATTCGGGGATCCAAGCGGCATTGCTGAAAATCCGAAGAAGTTAAAAATTACACCGGTTATCGCACAGCAAACACCTCGTGTATTAAAAGATGTTGCAGCGTCAGTTATTAATAACGGTGTTGCTGGTCAAGCTGGATTAGATCCAGCGAAGGATCCGATTTTCTTAGAAGATCCAAAGAATGAAAATGCGAAGCCGTATATTAATATTTTCGCAGCTCGTACGAAAGATAAAGATGATCCAACACTGAAAAAAGTAATTGAACTATATCATTCAAAAGAAGTAACAGATGCAATTAAGAAAGAAACAAATGATGGTTCCATTTCAGTAGATCTTTCACTTGATGAGCTTGAAAAAATCGTAAAATAA
- a CDS encoding MarR family winged helix-turn-helix transcriptional regulator, whose amino-acid sequence MLQYEHFLDLLLDNAKKLFYPEEWVSLDLTLSKTEVFCLLWMERNTDTTMTKIADLLDIPMSTTTGVVNRLVKKGYIERYRDENDRRIVFIRLTENGVMLVQEVKQNAAHYFNLVTEALSEEEKASLLQIFQKIMNHLATSQQKTEEKVSTPKMKNIPIE is encoded by the coding sequence TTGTTGCAATATGAACATTTTTTAGACTTACTGCTAGATAACGCCAAGAAACTTTTTTATCCTGAGGAATGGGTAAGCCTAGATTTAACACTTTCTAAAACTGAAGTATTTTGTTTACTTTGGATGGAGCGAAATACAGATACTACAATGACAAAAATTGCTGACCTTCTTGATATACCGATGAGCACAACGACAGGTGTTGTAAATCGCCTTGTAAAAAAGGGATATATTGAAAGGTACCGTGATGAAAACGACCGACGCATTGTATTCATTCGTTTAACAGAAAACGGTGTAATGCTCGTTCAAGAAGTAAAACAAAATGCAGCTCATTACTTTAACCTAGTGACAGAAGCATTATCAGAAGAAGAAAAAGCATCCTTACTACAGATCTTCCAAAAGATCATGAATCACCTTGCTACGTCACAGCAAAAAACAGAAGAAAAAGTTTCTACACCTAAAATGAAAAACATTCCGATTGAATAA
- the pruA gene encoding L-glutamate gamma-semialdehyde dehydrogenase → MVVAYKHEPFTDFSVEANKLAFEEGLKKVESYLGQDYPLIIGGEKITTEDKIVSVNPANKEELVGRVSKASRELAEKAMQVADETFQTWRKSKPEMRADILFRAAAIVRRRKHEFSAILVKEAGKPWNEADADTAEAIDFMEYYGRQMLKLKDGIPVESRPIEYNRFSYIPLGVGVIISPWNFPFAIMAGMTTAALVSGNTVLLKPASTTPVVAAKFMEVLEEAGLPAGVVNFVPGNGSEVGDYLVDHPRTRFVSFTGSRDVGIRIYERAAKVNPGQIWLKRVIAEMGGKDTIVVDKEADLELAAKSIVASAFGFSGQKCSACSRAVIHEDVYDHVLNRAVELTKKLTVANPAVLGTNMGPVNDQAAFDKVMSYVAIGKEEGRILAGGEGDDSKGWFIQPTIVADVAEDARLMKEEIFGPVVAFCKAKDFDHALAIANNTEYGLTGAVISNNRDHIEKAREDFHVGNLYFNRGCTGAIVGYQPFGGFNMSGTDSKAGGPDYLALHMQAKTTSETL, encoded by the coding sequence ATGGTAGTAGCATACAAACATGAGCCATTTACAGATTTTTCAGTGGAGGCTAACAAATTAGCGTTTGAAGAAGGTTTAAAGAAAGTAGAATCTTATCTTGGACAAGACTATCCATTAATTATTGGGGGAGAAAAAATCACTACAGAAGACAAAATTGTTTCTGTAAACCCTGCAAATAAAGAGGAGCTTGTTGGTCGCGTTTCAAAAGCAAGCCGTGAGTTAGCTGAAAAAGCAATGCAAGTAGCGGATGAAACATTCCAAACTTGGAGAAAATCAAAGCCAGAAATGCGTGCAGACATTTTATTCCGTGCTGCAGCAATCGTTCGTCGCAGAAAACATGAATTCTCTGCTATTCTTGTAAAAGAAGCAGGTAAACCATGGAATGAGGCAGATGCTGATACGGCAGAAGCAATCGACTTTATGGAATATTATGGTCGTCAAATGTTAAAATTAAAAGACGGAATTCCAGTAGAAAGCCGTCCAATTGAATATAATCGTTTCTCTTACATTCCATTAGGAGTAGGTGTTATCATTTCTCCTTGGAACTTCCCATTCGCAATTATGGCAGGTATGACAACAGCAGCTTTAGTTTCTGGTAACACAGTATTACTAAAACCAGCTAGTACAACTCCTGTAGTAGCAGCGAAATTCATGGAAGTATTAGAAGAAGCTGGCTTACCAGCTGGCGTAGTAAACTTCGTTCCAGGTAATGGTTCTGAAGTTGGTGACTACTTAGTAGATCACCCTCGTACACGTTTCGTGAGCTTCACTGGATCTCGTGATGTAGGTATCCGAATTTATGAGCGTGCAGCGAAAGTAAACCCAGGCCAAATTTGGTTAAAACGCGTTATCGCTGAAATGGGTGGTAAAGATACAATCGTTGTTGATAAAGAAGCTGATCTTGAATTAGCAGCTAAATCTATCGTTGCATCAGCATTTGGATTCTCAGGACAAAAATGTTCTGCATGTTCTCGTGCAGTAATCCATGAAGATGTATACGATCACGTATTAAATCGTGCTGTTGAATTAACGAAAAAATTAACAGTTGCTAACCCAGCTGTATTAGGTACAAATATGGGTCCTGTTAATGACCAAGCTGCATTCGATAAAGTAATGAGCTATGTTGCAATTGGTAAAGAAGAAGGTAGAATCTTAGCAGGTGGCGAAGGAGACGATTCTAAAGGCTGGTTCATCCAACCAACAATCGTTGCTGACGTTGCAGAAGATGCTCGCTTAATGAAAGAAGAAATCTTCGGACCAGTAGTAGCATTCTGTAAAGCAAAAGACTTTGACCATGCACTTGCAATTGCAAATAATACAGAATACGGTTTAACAGGAGCAGTTATTTCTAACAACCGTGACCATATTGAAAAAGCACGTGAAGACTTCCACGTAGGTAACTTATACTTCAACCGTGGATGTACTGGTGCAATCGTAGGATACCAACCATTCGGTGGCTTTAACATGTCTGGTACAGACTCTAAAGCTGGTGGTCCTGATTACTTAGCACTTCACATGCAAGCAAAAACTACTTCTGAAACTTTATAA
- a CDS encoding methionine ABC transporter permease, whose protein sequence is MRVDWSIFWPRIVDATGDTLLMVIVTLIFATILGIPLGLLLYVTRKGNFLENKWIFSILNIIINTIRPVPFIIFLVALSPLTRSVIGTTIGTAAAIFPMTLVASIGIARMVETNLVSVPKGVIEAAQAMGASPFRIVFEILVPEALAPLILGVTFMTVGLIEFSAVAGLVGGGGLGDLAMTYGYQRFDTSVMFVTVVLLIILVQVAQNLGNYFAKVFLRRS, encoded by the coding sequence ATGCGAGTTGATTGGAGTATATTTTGGCCCCGCATAGTAGATGCGACGGGGGATACCCTCTTAATGGTAATTGTAACCCTTATATTCGCTACAATTCTTGGTATACCTCTAGGTTTACTATTATATGTAACGAGAAAAGGAAACTTTTTAGAAAATAAATGGATCTTTTCTATTCTTAATATCATTATTAATACAATTCGTCCGGTTCCATTCATCATCTTCTTAGTAGCTTTAAGCCCACTAACAAGAAGTGTTATCGGAACGACGATTGGAACAGCAGCAGCAATTTTCCCAATGACGTTAGTTGCATCAATCGGTATCGCTAGAATGGTTGAAACAAATCTTGTTTCAGTTCCAAAGGGAGTCATTGAAGCCGCTCAAGCAATGGGTGCTTCACCATTTAGAATTGTTTTTGAAATTCTTGTACCAGAAGCGTTAGCACCATTAATCTTAGGGGTTACATTTATGACAGTTGGTTTAATTGAATTTTCTGCAGTTGCTGGGCTTGTCGGTGGCGGCGGTCTTGGTGACTTAGCGATGACATATGGTTATCAACGTTTTGATACATCGGTTATGTTCGTAACGGTCGTTTTACTTATTATTCTCGTACAGGTAGCTCAAAACTTAGGAAACTACTTTGCGAAAGTCTTTTTACGCAGATCATAA
- a CDS encoding ArsA family ATPase: MMRIILYTGKGGVGKTSISAATALQSAKQGLKTLVMSTDPAHSLGDSFGIKLSSEPLEIRENLWAQEINTIYEMEKGWGKLQKYITLLFTSKSADDITTEELTMFPGMEDLISLLRVLDYYKQNTYDVIIIDCAPTGETLAMLSFPDMLGWWMEKLFPIKRKVLKVVRPVAQPLLGVPLPTDDIMDELTNTLEQLGEMRDILSNRDVTSIRIVVNPEKMVIKEAQRSFTYLNLYDYNVDAIMINRVIPNTVTDPYFQAWKDTQKKYKTLIQDSFDPLPIYEAPMFEQEVVGLPMLERVGDALFKTDHFPTEVKFNGRTQYVKKDGDEYIFVLSIPFSNKSELALNQKGDELIIRAGSVKRNITLPKTLTHLSIQGAKFEDDVLNIRFGGVVHA; this comes from the coding sequence ATGATGAGAATTATTTTGTATACAGGTAAAGGCGGCGTAGGAAAAACTAGTATTTCAGCAGCAACTGCACTTCAAAGTGCAAAACAAGGATTAAAAACTTTAGTAATGAGTACAGATCCAGCTCATAGTTTAGGAGATTCATTTGGGATAAAGCTATCTTCTGAGCCATTAGAAATTCGTGAAAATTTGTGGGCACAAGAAATTAATACAATTTATGAAATGGAAAAGGGGTGGGGGAAGTTACAGAAATATATTACACTACTCTTCACTTCAAAATCAGCTGATGATATTACCACAGAAGAGTTAACGATGTTTCCTGGTATGGAGGATTTAATTAGTTTACTTCGCGTACTCGATTATTATAAACAAAACACATATGATGTTATTATCATTGATTGTGCTCCAACAGGAGAAACATTAGCAATGCTCAGCTTTCCAGACATGCTCGGCTGGTGGATGGAAAAACTCTTTCCTATTAAAAGAAAAGTTTTAAAAGTTGTTCGCCCTGTAGCTCAACCACTTCTTGGTGTCCCCCTTCCAACCGATGATATTATGGACGAATTAACAAATACACTTGAACAGCTCGGAGAAATGAGAGATATTTTATCAAACCGAGACGTAACAAGTATCCGCATCGTTGTAAATCCTGAAAAAATGGTCATTAAAGAAGCACAGCGTAGCTTTACGTATTTAAATTTATACGATTATAACGTAGATGCCATTATGATTAACCGCGTCATCCCTAACACTGTCACCGATCCTTATTTTCAAGCATGGAAAGATACCCAAAAGAAATATAAAACATTAATTCAAGATAGTTTTGATCCACTTCCTATTTACGAAGCTCCAATGTTTGAACAAGAAGTTGTTGGTTTACCTATGTTAGAACGTGTAGGAGATGCTTTATTTAAAACGGATCATTTTCCTACTGAAGTAAAATTTAACGGTCGCACTCAATATGTAAAAAAAGATGGCGATGAATATATTTTCGTTCTGTCCATCCCCTTCTCTAACAAAAGTGAACTGGCATTAAATCAAAAAGGTGATGAGCTTATCATTCGTGCTGGTTCTGTTAAACGAAACATCACATTACCAAAAACGTTAACACACCTTTCTATTCAAGGAGCAAAATTCGAAGATGATGTACTAAACATTCGATTTGGAGGTGTAGTGCATGCGTGA
- the gatC gene encoding Asp-tRNA(Asn)/Glu-tRNA(Gln) amidotransferase subunit GatC, with the protein MSRISVENVKHVAHLARLAITDQEAEKFQKQLDAIVTFAEQLNELDTTDVKPTTHVLTMKNVMREDIPEKGLPVEEVLKNAPDHKDNQIRVPAVLE; encoded by the coding sequence GTGTCAAGAATTTCCGTTGAGAATGTAAAGCACGTAGCACATTTAGCACGTCTTGCAATTACTGATCAAGAAGCAGAAAAATTTCAAAAACAACTAGATGCAATTGTTACATTTGCTGAACAGTTAAATGAATTAGATACAACAGATGTAAAACCAACAACGCATGTATTAACTATGAAAAATGTTATGCGTGAAGATATACCAGAAAAAGGTTTACCAGTTGAAGAAGTATTAAAAAATGCACCGGATCACAAAGATAATCAAATCCGTGTTCCAGCAGTATTAGAATAG
- a CDS encoding cysteine hydrolase family protein gives MKTALLLVDIQNDYFPQGKMELRNPVEASDYANELLQLFRTRNEPIFHIQHVAIKDDATFFLPNTEGVHIHKSVRPLRNETVIIKHYPNSFRETDLLEQLQRLNIEHVVICGMMTHMCIDATVRAAFDFGFQCTVIHDACATKDLSFKNATIPAVYIHNTILASLNGVYGNVMSTEEFVATKKHSLQ, from the coding sequence ATGAAAACAGCTCTTTTACTTGTTGATATTCAAAATGATTATTTTCCACAAGGAAAGATGGAATTACGTAATCCGGTAGAAGCAAGCGACTATGCTAATGAGCTACTACAACTCTTTAGAACGAGAAATGAACCTATTTTTCATATCCAACATGTAGCAATAAAAGATGACGCTACTTTTTTCCTACCAAATACAGAAGGTGTACATATTCATAAAAGCGTACGCCCACTTAGAAATGAAACCGTTATAATCAAACATTATCCAAATAGTTTTCGGGAAACTGATCTTCTAGAACAATTACAACGTTTAAACATCGAGCACGTCGTCATATGTGGGATGATGACTCATATGTGTATCGATGCTACCGTAAGAGCTGCTTTTGATTTCGGCTTTCAATGTACCGTTATACATGATGCTTGTGCTACAAAAGATCTTTCTTTTAAGAATGCTACTATACCAGCCGTTTATATTCATAACACAATTTTGGCTAGTTTAAATGGCGTATATGGGAATGTAATGAGTACAGAGGAGTTTGTAGCTACAAAAAAACACTCCCTTCAGTGA
- a CDS encoding DUF3926 domain-containing protein, translating to MREELLRKVIHAKIKVGMNILEELPAPIQQSAKQMLNILQEELAAYPKEREHHEDNVKSIIIE from the coding sequence ATGCGTGAGGAACTACTAAGGAAGGTAATTCATGCAAAAATAAAAGTCGGTATGAATATATTAGAAGAGTTACCTGCACCAATCCAGCAATCAGCTAAACAAATGCTAAATATTTTACAAGAGGAGCTAGCTGCTTATCCGAAAGAACGAGAGCACCACGAAGATAATGTAAAAAGTATTATAATTGAATGA
- a CDS encoding HXXEE domain-containing protein, whose translation MLKKHSTIMLWIIPLLFFIHNLEESFQMPKYLSNQFSIHFITSQQFFIAISTLTIFVLLIVFLYQLNFFSSIYWIIFIQGAIFFNSVQHIILFFIYRSYNPGVISAVFIVIFSIFFVSSKKQFIHKKQFILTLIFSLFSYPVIIWITLLFASYFHS comes from the coding sequence TTGTTGAAAAAACATTCCACTATTATGCTTTGGATTATTCCATTGTTATTTTTCATTCATAACCTTGAAGAATCTTTCCAAATGCCGAAATATCTATCTAATCAATTTTCAATTCATTTTATAACAAGCCAACAATTTTTCATTGCTATTTCCACATTAACAATCTTTGTCTTACTTATCGTCTTTCTATATCAACTAAACTTCTTTTCTTCTATATACTGGATTATTTTTATACAAGGAGCTATATTCTTCAACTCCGTTCAACATATTATTTTGTTTTTCATATATCGTTCTTATAATCCTGGCGTAATATCAGCAGTTTTCATTGTTATCTTTTCTATTTTCTTTGTTTCATCGAAAAAACAATTCATTCATAAAAAACAATTCATACTTACACTCATTTTCAGTTTATTTTCTTACCCTGTTATAATTTGGATTACCTTACTATTCGCTAGCTACTTTCATTCATAA